Proteins encoded together in one Camelina sativa cultivar DH55 chromosome 9, Cs, whole genome shotgun sequence window:
- the LOC104710580 gene encoding uncharacterized protein LOC104710580 isoform X1 has product MSSSSPDIAGILDNTKELDRLRKEQEEVLVEINKMHKKLQATPEIVEKPGDTSLSKLKNLYIQAKELSESEVTVSNILLTQLDSLLPSGPTGQQRRKLVAEGNEQKRKRMKVDSDVTRVSPSMRNQIEAYASLKGEQVAARVTAEDAEKDEWFVVKVIHFDRETKEVEVLDEEPGDDEEGGGQRTYKLSMSCILPFPKRNDPTSTQEFQPGKHVLAVYPGTTALYKATVVSTPRKRKSDEYLLEFDDDEEDGALPQRTVPFHKVVALPEGHRQ; this is encoded by the exons ATGTCGTCGTCGTCACCGGACATTGCCGGAATATTAGATAATACGAAGGAGCTTGATCGGTTAAGGAAAGAACAAGAGGAAGTTCTTGTGGAGATCAATAAGATGCATAAGAAGCTTCAAGCTA CGCCTGAGATTGTTGAGAAGCCTGGTGATACTTCATTGTCAAAGCTTAAAAATTTGTACATTCAAGCAAAAGAGCTTTCAGAAAGTGAAGTAAC CGTTTCAAACATTCTGCTTACTCAGTTGGATTCTCTGCTTCCATCTGGACCAACTGGGCAACAACGCAGAAAATTAG TGGCAGAAGGCAACGaacagaagagaaagagaatgaaagTAGATTCAGATGTAACAAGAGTTTCTCCTTCCATGAGAAATCAAATCGAGGCATATGCCAGTCTAAAGGGTGAACAG gttGCTGCAAGAGTCACAGCCGAGGATGCCGAGAAGGATGAATGGTTTGTGGTGAAAGTTATTCACTTcgacagagaaacaaaaga AGTTGAAGTACTTGATGAAGAACcaggagatgatgaagaaggaggtgGCCAGAG GACGTATAAACTATCAATGTCATGTATTTTACCGTTTCCAAAACGGAATGATCCTACAAGCACACAAGAGTTTCAACCAGGGAAACATGTGTTAGCTGTATATCCTGGAACCACAGCCCTCTACAAGGCAACTGTAGTCAGTACCCCACGAAAG AGGAAGTCTGACGA GTACTTGCTAGAATTcgatgacgatgaagaagacGGAGCATTACCTCAAAGAACAGTGCCATTCCACAAAGTGGTAGCTTTACCAGAAGGCCATCGCCAGTGA
- the LOC104710580 gene encoding uncharacterized protein LOC104710580 isoform X2, with amino-acid sequence MSSSSPDIAGILDNTKELDRLRKEQEEVLVEINKMHKKLQATPEIVEKPGDTSLSKLKNLYIQAKELSESEVTVSNILLTQLDSLLPSGPTGQQRRKLEGNEQKRKRMKVDSDVTRVSPSMRNQIEAYASLKGEQVAARVTAEDAEKDEWFVVKVIHFDRETKEVEVLDEEPGDDEEGGGQRTYKLSMSCILPFPKRNDPTSTQEFQPGKHVLAVYPGTTALYKATVVSTPRKRKSDEYLLEFDDDEEDGALPQRTVPFHKVVALPEGHRQ; translated from the exons ATGTCGTCGTCGTCACCGGACATTGCCGGAATATTAGATAATACGAAGGAGCTTGATCGGTTAAGGAAAGAACAAGAGGAAGTTCTTGTGGAGATCAATAAGATGCATAAGAAGCTTCAAGCTA CGCCTGAGATTGTTGAGAAGCCTGGTGATACTTCATTGTCAAAGCTTAAAAATTTGTACATTCAAGCAAAAGAGCTTTCAGAAAGTGAAGTAAC CGTTTCAAACATTCTGCTTACTCAGTTGGATTCTCTGCTTCCATCTGGACCAACTGGGCAACAACGCAGAAAATTAG AAGGCAACGaacagaagagaaagagaatgaaagTAGATTCAGATGTAACAAGAGTTTCTCCTTCCATGAGAAATCAAATCGAGGCATATGCCAGTCTAAAGGGTGAACAG gttGCTGCAAGAGTCACAGCCGAGGATGCCGAGAAGGATGAATGGTTTGTGGTGAAAGTTATTCACTTcgacagagaaacaaaaga AGTTGAAGTACTTGATGAAGAACcaggagatgatgaagaaggaggtgGCCAGAG GACGTATAAACTATCAATGTCATGTATTTTACCGTTTCCAAAACGGAATGATCCTACAAGCACACAAGAGTTTCAACCAGGGAAACATGTGTTAGCTGTATATCCTGGAACCACAGCCCTCTACAAGGCAACTGTAGTCAGTACCCCACGAAAG AGGAAGTCTGACGA GTACTTGCTAGAATTcgatgacgatgaagaagacGGAGCATTACCTCAAAGAACAGTGCCATTCCACAAAGTGGTAGCTTTACCAGAAGGCCATCGCCAGTGA
- the LOC104710578 gene encoding uridine kinase-like protein 5, with translation MEKLSNGVRDHSLISDNTISPSAPAPLKQPFVIGVAGGTASGKTTVCNMIMSQLHDQRVVLVNQDSFYHSLSEEKLKKVHEYNFDHPAAFNTEVLLSCMEKLRSGQPVNIPSYDFKTHKSIESSSPVNPGDVIILEGILVLNDPRVRDLMNMKIFVDTDADVRLSRRIQRDTVQRGRNIQNVLEQYTKFVKPSFDEFIQPSMKYADIIIPRGGDNDVAIDLIVQHIRTKLCQHNLCKIYSNIFIISSTFQIKGMHTLIRDVNTAKHDFVFYADRLIRLVVEHGLGHLPFTEKQITTPTGSVYTGVDFCKRLCGVSVIRSGESMENALRACCNGIKIGKILIHRENNDGRQLIYEKLPKDIASRHVFLLDPVLASGYSAVKAITLLLSKGVPESQIIFLNLIAAPQGIHALCKKFPMLKIVTSEIDASLNEDSRVIPGMGEFADRYFGTTNISAKVTTSLTANLKSRS, from the exons ATGGAGAAATTATCTAATGGCGTAAGAGATCACTCTTTGATCAGTGACAACACTATATCACCTTCAGCTCCTGCTCCTCTTAAACAACCTTTCGTCATCG GTGTTGCCGGAGGAACCGCCTCCGGGAAGACGACTGTATGCAATATGATCATGTCTCAGTTACACGATCAACGTGTTGTGCTTGTGAACCAA GATTCGTTTTATCATTCCCTTAGTGAGGAGAAATTAAAGAAGGTTCACGAATACAACTTCGATCATCCTG CTGCGTTCAATACCGAGGTTTTGCTTTCGTGTATGGAAAAATTGCGATCAGGCCAACCAGTGAATATTCCTAGTTACGATTTCAAAACCCACAAGAGCATTGAATCATCAAGTCCG GTTAATCCTGGTGATGTAATCATCTTAGAGGGAATCTTGGTTCTTAATGATCCTCGAGTTCGTGATCTCATGAACATGAAGATCTTTGTCGATACAG ATGCTGATGTACGACTCTCGAGAAGAATACAGCGTGATACTGTCCAGAGAGGAAGAAACATCCAAAATGTTCTTGAACAG TATACCAAGTTTGTGAAGCCGAGCTTTGACGAATTCATCCAGCCATCGATGAAGTATGCTGATATAATCATTCCTAGAGGAGGAGACAATGATGTTGCAATTGACCTCATTGTACAACATATTCGTACAAAGCTGTGCCAACACAATCTCTGTAAGATATACTCAAACATCTTCATCATATCTTCTACGTTCCAGATCAAAGGAATGCATACTCTTATCCGCGACGTCAACACAGCAAAGCATGATTTCGTCTTTTACGCTGACCGATTGATTCGACTG GTTGTGGAACATGGACTTGGTCATCTTCCTTTTACAGAGAAACAAATCACAACTCCAACAG GATCAGTGTACACTGGAGTTGACTTCTGCAAGAGATTGTGTGGCGTCTCAGTGATCAGAAG TGGAGAAAGTATGGAGAATGCACTAAGAGCTTGCTGCAACGGTATTAAGATTGGTAAAATCCTCATTCACAGAGAGAATAACGATGGTCGTCAG TTAATATATGAGAAGTTGCCTAAAGATATCGCAAGCAGACATGTCTTCCTCCTCGACCCTGTTCTAGCTTCAG GATACTCTGCAGTGAAAGCTATAACTTTGCTTCTGAGCAAGGGAGTTCCAGAATCACAGATCATCTTTCTCAATCTTATAGCA GCACCTCAAGGTATCCACGCGCTGTGCAAGAAATTCCCGATGCTAAAGATTGTGACTTCAGAAATCGATGCATCCCTTAATGAGGACTCGCGTGTGATACCAGGCATGGGAGAATTCGCAGACCGTTACTTTGGTACAACCAACATTAGTGCAAAAGTAACAACAAGCTTGACTGCAAATCTCAAGTCAAGAAGCTAA
- the LOC104710581 gene encoding uncharacterized protein LOC104710581 — protein sequence MRRPSHMMRLLLTSLFGVIVGFLMGITFPTLTLTKMNLPSTLFPSIDLAYIEDKYSDISRQRLFGSWSSTKGLKLKKDIPDPPFNYNDTKIWVPTNPRGAERLPPDIVTPESDLYLRRLWGDPKEDLTTKQRYLVTFTVGYDQRKNIDTVLKKFSDNFSIMLFHYDGRASEWEVFEWSKRAIHVSIRKQTKWWYAKRFLHPDVVAPYDYIFIWDEDLGVEHFDSEKYLAVVKKHGLEISQPGLEPYEGLTWEMTKKRDDTEVHKHAEERNGWCSDPNLPPCAAFVEIMAPVFSRNAWRCVWHMIQNDLVHGWGLDFAVRKCVQNAHERIGVVDSQWIIHQGVPSLGNQGQPERGKQPWEGVRERCRREWTMFQDRLDDAEKTYLEASAHKNASSRPHG from the exons ATGAGAAGACCCAGTCACATGATGAGGCTTCTACTAACATCCCTCTTCGGGGTTATTGTTGGTTTCCTTATGGGTATTACTTTTCCTACCTTGACCTTAACTAAG ATGAATCTTCCATCCACATTGTTCCCTTCGATTGATCTTGCATACATTGAGGATAAATACTCTGACATATCAAGACAAAGACTATTTGGTTCTTGGTCTTCCACAAAAGGTCTCAAACTCAAGAAGGACATCCCTGACCCTCCCTTTAACTATAATGACACTAAG ATATGGGTTCCTACTAACCCCCGTGGTGCTGAGAGGCTACCTCCAGATATAGTCACACCTGAATCAGATTTATACCTCCGTCGGTTGTGGGGTGACCCTAAAGAG GATTTAACAACCAAGCAGAGGTATCTAGTTACATTTACGGTTGGTTATGATCAAAGGAAAAATATAGACACTGTGTTGAAGAAG TTCTCAGATAACTTCTCTATAATGCTGTTTCACTATGATGGCCGGGCTAGTGAATGGGAAGTGTTTGAATGGTCCAAGCGAGCTATTCATGTGAGCATTCGTAAACAAACTAAATG GTGGTACGCCAAGCGGTTTCTTCATCCTGACGTAGTTGCCCCCTATGATTATATCTTCATATGGGACGAGGATCTTGGCGTTGAACACTTTGATTCGGagaa ATATTTGGCAGTGGTGAAGAAACATGGTTTGGAAATCTCACAGCCTGGGTTAGAGCCATATGAAGGGCTTACATGGGAGATGACAAAGAAAAGAGACGACACTGAAGTTCACAA GCATGCTGAAGAGAGGAATGGTTGGTGCTCTGATCCAAATTTACCTCCTTGTGCAGC ATTTGTAGAGATTATGGCTCCTGTTTTCTCACGCAATGCATGGCGCTGTGTGTGGCATATGATTCAG AACGATTTGGTTCATGGATGGGGTCTAGACTTTGCCGTTCGGAAATGTGTTCAG AATGCACACGAGAGAATTGGAGTTGTAGATTCTCAATGGATTATTCATCAAGGTGTTCCATCACTAGGAAATCAA GGACAACCAGAGCGTGGGAAACAACCATGGGAAGGG gtgagagagagatgtaGGAGAGAGTGGACAATGTTTCAAGACAGATTGGATGATGCGGAAAAAACTTATCTTGAAGCATCTGCTCACAAAAATGCTTCTTCACGGCCTCACGGGTAA
- the LOC104710579 gene encoding 40S ribosomal protein S21-2-like has product MQNEEGQVTELYIPRKCSATNRLITSKDHASVQLNIGHLDADGVYTGQFTTFALCGFVRAQGDADSGVDRLWQKKKVEAKQQ; this is encoded by the exons ATGCAGAACGAAGAGGGTCAAGTCACTGAGCTTTACATTCCAAGGAAATG CTCGGCTACTAACAGGTTGATCACATCAAAGGATCATGCTTCTGTGCAGCTCAACATTGGTCATCTCGATGCTGATGGGGTGTACACTGGTCAATTCACTACCTTTGCTCTCTGCGGTTTTGTCCGTGCTCAG GGTGATGCTGACAGTGGAGTCGACAGGCtatggcagaagaagaaggttgaagCCAAACAACAGTAA
- the LOC104710580 gene encoding uncharacterized protein LOC104710580 isoform X3, which translates to MSSSSPDIAGILDNTKELDRLRKEQEEVLVEINKMHKKLQATPEIVEKPGDTSLSKLKNLYIQAKELSESEVTVSNILLTQLDSLLPSGPTGQQRRKLGNEQKRKRMKVDSDVTRVSPSMRNQIEAYASLKGEQVAARVTAEDAEKDEWFVVKVIHFDRETKEVEVLDEEPGDDEEGGGQRTYKLSMSCILPFPKRNDPTSTQEFQPGKHVLAVYPGTTALYKATVVSTPRKRKSDEYLLEFDDDEEDGALPQRTVPFHKVVALPEGHRQ; encoded by the exons ATGTCGTCGTCGTCACCGGACATTGCCGGAATATTAGATAATACGAAGGAGCTTGATCGGTTAAGGAAAGAACAAGAGGAAGTTCTTGTGGAGATCAATAAGATGCATAAGAAGCTTCAAGCTA CGCCTGAGATTGTTGAGAAGCCTGGTGATACTTCATTGTCAAAGCTTAAAAATTTGTACATTCAAGCAAAAGAGCTTTCAGAAAGTGAAGTAAC CGTTTCAAACATTCTGCTTACTCAGTTGGATTCTCTGCTTCCATCTGGACCAACTGGGCAACAACGCAGAAAATTAG GCAACGaacagaagagaaagagaatgaaagTAGATTCAGATGTAACAAGAGTTTCTCCTTCCATGAGAAATCAAATCGAGGCATATGCCAGTCTAAAGGGTGAACAG gttGCTGCAAGAGTCACAGCCGAGGATGCCGAGAAGGATGAATGGTTTGTGGTGAAAGTTATTCACTTcgacagagaaacaaaaga AGTTGAAGTACTTGATGAAGAACcaggagatgatgaagaaggaggtgGCCAGAG GACGTATAAACTATCAATGTCATGTATTTTACCGTTTCCAAAACGGAATGATCCTACAAGCACACAAGAGTTTCAACCAGGGAAACATGTGTTAGCTGTATATCCTGGAACCACAGCCCTCTACAAGGCAACTGTAGTCAGTACCCCACGAAAG AGGAAGTCTGACGA GTACTTGCTAGAATTcgatgacgatgaagaagacGGAGCATTACCTCAAAGAACAGTGCCATTCCACAAAGTGGTAGCTTTACCAGAAGGCCATCGCCAGTGA